In Curtobacterium sp. TC1, the following proteins share a genomic window:
- the sucB gene encoding 2-oxoglutarate dehydrogenase, E2 component, dihydrolipoamide succinyltransferase: MSESVSLPALGESVTEGTVTRWLKNVGDRVEVDEPLLEVSTDKVDTEIPSPVAGVIEEILVQEDETVEVGTALVKIGDGSSDSGSSDAGSSDESSNEAAAESAAPEAEPSTEQESETPAPEPTEPEPAPAGQTQPAAPQAPSAPPAAAPVPQAAPVPPPAAAPAPPAAVPAPAAPAAAPSATTAAAVPNPSQDGAASGYVTPLVRKLANEQGVDLSTVTGSGVGGRIRKEDVLAAVAKAPAAGGAAAPAAASGPFVAEVSPLRGTREKMTRLRKVVAERAVQSMTSTAQLTSVVEVDVTKVAQFRDAHKAEFLEKTGSKLSFMPFFALAASEALKAHPKINSTVEGDEIVYPESENVSIAVDTERGLLTPVIKDAASLDLAQFSKSIADLAERTRNNQLKPDELAGGTFTLTNTGSRGALFDTPVVFLPQSAILGTGIVTKRPAVVKVDGQEAIAIRSFVYLALSYDHRIIDGADASRYLVAVKNRLEEGNFAPNLGY, encoded by the coding sequence ATGAGCGAATCCGTCAGCCTCCCGGCGCTCGGCGAGAGCGTCACCGAGGGCACGGTGACCCGATGGCTGAAGAACGTCGGTGACCGGGTCGAGGTCGACGAGCCGCTGCTCGAGGTCTCGACCGACAAGGTCGACACCGAGATCCCGTCGCCCGTCGCCGGCGTCATCGAGGAGATCCTCGTCCAGGAGGACGAGACCGTCGAGGTCGGCACCGCGCTGGTGAAGATCGGTGATGGCTCGTCCGACTCCGGGTCCTCCGACGCCGGTTCGTCCGACGAGTCCTCGAACGAGGCCGCCGCCGAGTCAGCGGCCCCCGAGGCCGAGCCGAGCACCGAGCAGGAGTCCGAGACCCCCGCCCCGGAGCCCACCGAGCCCGAGCCGGCTCCGGCCGGACAGACGCAGCCTGCAGCCCCGCAGGCACCGTCCGCGCCGCCCGCCGCCGCCCCGGTTCCGCAGGCAGCCCCGGTCCCGCCGCCCGCCGCCGCCCCGGCTCCCCCGGCCGCGGTCCCCGCCCCCGCAGCACCGGCCGCAGCGCCCAGCGCGACGACCGCCGCCGCGGTGCCGAACCCGTCGCAGGACGGCGCAGCCTCCGGCTACGTCACGCCGCTCGTCCGCAAGCTCGCCAACGAGCAGGGCGTCGACCTGTCCACCGTCACCGGCTCCGGTGTCGGCGGGCGCATCCGCAAGGAGGACGTGCTCGCGGCCGTCGCGAAGGCCCCGGCCGCCGGTGGTGCAGCTGCACCCGCCGCCGCGTCCGGCCCGTTCGTCGCCGAGGTCTCGCCGCTGCGCGGCACCCGCGAGAAGATGACCCGCCTGCGCAAGGTCGTGGCCGAGCGTGCCGTGCAGTCGATGACCTCGACCGCACAGCTCACGAGCGTCGTCGAGGTGGACGTCACGAAGGTGGCGCAGTTCCGCGACGCCCACAAGGCGGAGTTCCTCGAGAAGACCGGTTCGAAGCTCTCCTTCATGCCGTTCTTCGCCCTGGCTGCCTCCGAGGCGCTCAAGGCCCACCCGAAGATCAACTCGACGGTCGAGGGTGACGAGATCGTCTACCCGGAGTCCGAGAACGTCTCCATCGCGGTGGACACCGAGCGCGGCCTGCTGACCCCGGTCATCAAGGACGCGGCGTCGCTCGACCTGGCGCAGTTCTCCAAGTCCATCGCGGACCTGGCGGAGCGCACCCGGAACAACCAGCTCAAGCCCGACGAGCTCGCCGGCGGCACGTTCACGCTGACGAACACCGGTTCGCGTGGCGCGCTGTTCGACACCCCCGTCGTGTTCCTGCCGCAGTCGGCGATCCTCGGCACCGGCATCGTCACGAAGCGTCCCGCGGTCGTGAAGGTCGACGGCCAGGAAGCGATCGCGATCCGTTCGTTCGTCTACCTCGCGCTGTCGTACGACCACCGGATCATCGACGGTGCGGATGCATCGCGGTACCTGGTCGCGGTGAAGAACCGCCTGGAAGAGGGCAACTTCGCCCCCAACCTCGGGTACTGA
- the lpdA gene encoding dihydrolipoyl dehydrogenase, whose amino-acid sequence MTEQTYDVVVLGGGSGGYAAALRAAELGMSVALIEGDKLGGTCLHRGCIPTKALLHAAEVADATRDAEKYGVIAEFAGVEVPKVIEYQQGVITSKYKGLQGLIKARGITVVEGWGRLTSQNTVQVGDQNIVGKNVVLATGSYSKSLPGLEIGGRVITSETALRMDYVPNKVVILGGGVIGVEFASVWKSFGAEVTIVEALPHLVPAEDESMSKQLERAFRKRGIEFSLGVRFQGVEQHENGVVVTLEDGKTFDGDVLLVAVGRGPVTQNVGFDEVGVAMDRGFVTTNERLATNLPNVYAVGDIVPGLQLAHRGFQQGIFVAEEIAGLNPVVIEDKNIPKITYSDPEVASVGLSQAKAEAEYGADKVDSYEYNLAGNGKSHIIGTSGSVKVVRVVDGPVVGVSMIGARVGELIGEAQLAVNWEAYPEDIAPLVHAHPTQNEALGEAFMHLAGKPLHAL is encoded by the coding sequence GTGACGGAACAGACTTACGACGTCGTGGTCCTCGGTGGCGGGAGCGGTGGCTACGCCGCTGCGCTCCGGGCCGCCGAACTCGGCATGAGCGTCGCGCTCATCGAGGGCGACAAGCTCGGAGGGACGTGCCTGCACCGTGGCTGCATCCCCACCAAGGCGCTGCTGCACGCGGCCGAGGTCGCCGACGCGACCCGCGACGCCGAGAAGTACGGCGTGATCGCGGAGTTCGCCGGTGTCGAGGTCCCGAAGGTCATCGAGTACCAGCAGGGCGTCATCACCTCGAAGTACAAGGGCCTGCAGGGCCTCATCAAGGCCCGCGGCATCACCGTCGTCGAGGGCTGGGGTCGACTCACCTCGCAGAACACCGTGCAGGTCGGCGACCAGAACATCGTCGGCAAGAACGTCGTGCTCGCGACCGGCTCCTACTCGAAGTCTCTGCCGGGGCTCGAGATCGGCGGGCGTGTCATCACGTCCGAGACCGCGCTGCGCATGGACTACGTGCCGAACAAGGTCGTCATCCTCGGTGGCGGCGTCATCGGCGTCGAGTTCGCCAGCGTCTGGAAGTCCTTCGGTGCCGAGGTCACGATCGTCGAGGCGCTCCCCCACCTCGTCCCCGCCGAGGACGAGTCCATGTCGAAGCAGCTCGAGCGCGCCTTCCGCAAGCGCGGCATCGAGTTCTCGCTGGGTGTCCGGTTCCAGGGCGTCGAGCAGCACGAGAACGGCGTCGTCGTCACGCTCGAGGACGGCAAGACCTTCGACGGCGACGTCCTGCTGGTCGCCGTCGGTCGTGGCCCGGTCACGCAGAACGTCGGCTTCGACGAGGTCGGCGTCGCCATGGACCGCGGCTTCGTCACCACGAACGAGCGCCTCGCCACCAACCTGCCGAACGTCTACGCGGTCGGCGACATCGTCCCCGGCCTGCAGCTCGCGCACCGCGGCTTCCAGCAGGGCATCTTCGTCGCCGAGGAGATCGCCGGGCTCAACCCGGTGGTCATCGAGGACAAGAACATCCCGAAGATCACGTACTCCGACCCCGAGGTCGCCTCCGTCGGCCTGTCGCAGGCGAAGGCCGAGGCCGAGTACGGCGCCGACAAGGTGGACTCGTACGAGTACAACCTGGCCGGGAACGGCAAGAGCCACATCATCGGCACGTCCGGTTCGGTCAAGGTCGTCCGCGTCGTCGACGGCCCCGTCGTCGGCGTCAGCATGATCGGCGCCCGCGTCGGCGAGCTCATCGGCGAAGCGCAGCTCGCCGTGAACTGGGAGGCGTACCCGGAGGACATCGCTCCGCTCGTGCACGCCCACCCGACGCAGAACGAGGCGCTGGGCGAGGCGTTCATGCACCTCGCGGGCAAGCCGCTGCACGCGCTGTGA
- a CDS encoding leucyl aminopeptidase — MVRPTLSTTSSAPETTTADVLVVGVRPGSSSDAAPSGDTAAGASLAPSAAGVVEALAGLDLAAIGVTGAKDQLVRLPGTGVAASSIALIGLGSATGVAAIRAAAGSAVRQLPQVASITLALPTDSAELVDAALEGAALGAYAFTRHKGAGTTTPTRGDQRIEVVAPADVAADAAVRPAIVADAASLVRDLVNTAAGDLGPQDVADVATGLAADLPLTVEVLDEQALEEQGFGGILGVGRGSARPPRLVVVRYAPESATKHLALVGKGITFDSGGLSLKPAASMLGMKTDMTGAATVLAATVAAARLGLDVRVTAWLALAENMPSGTATRPGDVLTLKNGKTVEVTNTDAEGRLVLGDGMAAASLETPDAIVDVATLTGAQVVALGDRTTGLMGSDDLVAKVRAVAEGVSEPIWPMPLPEELDARLASDVADMVNATVGNPAGGMLLAGKFLERFVGEGIPWAHLDIAGPSEHKGGGYGWLGKGATGVMVRTLIALAEDLQSE; from the coding sequence ATGGTCCGACCGACGCTCTCCACCACCAGTTCCGCCCCCGAGACCACCACCGCCGACGTGCTCGTCGTCGGGGTCCGTCCCGGGTCGTCCTCCGACGCCGCACCGTCCGGCGACACCGCTGCCGGCGCGTCCCTCGCGCCGAGCGCCGCCGGTGTCGTCGAGGCACTCGCCGGGCTCGACCTCGCCGCGATCGGCGTCACGGGCGCCAAGGACCAGCTCGTCCGGCTGCCCGGCACCGGCGTGGCCGCGTCCTCGATCGCACTCATCGGTCTCGGGTCGGCCACCGGAGTCGCGGCGATCCGTGCCGCCGCCGGCAGCGCCGTCCGCCAGCTCCCGCAGGTCGCCTCGATCACCCTGGCCCTGCCGACCGACTCGGCCGAGCTCGTCGACGCCGCACTCGAGGGCGCCGCACTCGGCGCCTACGCCTTCACCCGCCACAAGGGCGCCGGCACGACCACGCCGACGCGGGGTGACCAGCGCATCGAGGTCGTCGCGCCCGCCGACGTCGCCGCCGATGCGGCAGTCCGGCCCGCGATCGTCGCCGACGCCGCGTCGCTCGTCCGCGACCTGGTCAACACCGCCGCCGGCGACCTCGGGCCGCAGGACGTCGCCGACGTGGCGACCGGTCTCGCCGCGGACCTGCCGCTGACGGTCGAGGTCCTCGACGAGCAGGCGCTCGAGGAGCAGGGCTTCGGCGGCATCCTCGGTGTCGGCCGCGGTTCGGCCCGTCCTCCGCGCCTGGTCGTCGTCCGCTACGCGCCGGAGTCCGCCACGAAGCACCTCGCCCTCGTCGGCAAGGGCATCACGTTCGACTCGGGCGGGCTCTCGCTCAAGCCGGCGGCGTCGATGCTCGGCATGAAGACCGACATGACCGGCGCCGCCACCGTGCTCGCCGCGACCGTCGCCGCCGCGCGCCTCGGCCTCGACGTGCGCGTCACCGCCTGGCTCGCGCTCGCCGAGAACATGCCGTCGGGCACGGCGACCCGCCCGGGAGACGTCCTCACGCTGAAGAACGGCAAGACGGTCGAGGTCACGAACACCGATGCCGAGGGCCGCCTGGTGCTCGGTGACGGCATGGCCGCCGCCTCGCTGGAGACGCCCGACGCGATCGTCGACGTGGCCACCCTGACCGGCGCGCAGGTCGTCGCACTCGGCGACCGCACGACGGGCCTGATGGGCAGCGACGACCTCGTCGCGAAGGTCCGCGCCGTCGCCGAGGGCGTGTCGGAGCCGATCTGGCCGATGCCCCTGCCCGAGGAACTCGACGCACGGCTCGCCAGCGACGTCGCCGACATGGTCAACGCCACGGTCGGCAACCCTGCCGGCGGCATGCTGCTCGCCGGCAAGTTCCTGGAGCGCTTCGTCGGCGAGGGCATCCCGTGGGCGCACCTCGACATCGCCGGCCCGTCCGAGCACAAGGGCGGCGGCTACGGGTGGCTCGGGAAGGGCGCGACGGGTGTGATGGTCCGCACGCTCATCGCACTCGCAGAAGACCTCCAGTCCGAGTAG
- a CDS encoding proteasome assembly chaperone family protein, whose protein sequence is MGTVNHPEELYTFDEAAPTVPAGLHLVAGLTGFADAGSAVAQVTTSVLEDLDTQLVAEFDPDVLLDWRARRPVITFEHDHIAAVEPPRLELHLVRDEIGQPFLFLSGYEPDFQWNRFVDAVTGLAARLQVADTTWVQSIPMPVPHTRPISLTVSGTRADLVEQMSVWKPETQAPANVLHLVEHRLASTGSQVTGLVLLVPHYLSDTEFPDAAVAALSGIAAATGLIFPTDALREAGREFLTRVEEQVAGNAELQRLVGVLEERHDTYMEGNPVASPLTDVDGEVPTADAIAAELERFLADRRTQGDGGE, encoded by the coding sequence ATGGGGACGGTGAACCACCCCGAGGAGCTCTACACGTTCGACGAGGCCGCCCCGACCGTCCCGGCCGGACTGCACCTGGTCGCCGGGCTCACCGGTTTCGCCGATGCCGGCTCGGCCGTGGCCCAGGTGACGACGTCCGTGCTCGAGGACCTCGACACCCAACTCGTCGCCGAGTTCGACCCCGACGTCCTGCTCGACTGGCGCGCCCGACGTCCGGTCATCACCTTCGAGCACGACCACATCGCCGCCGTCGAGCCGCCCCGGCTCGAGCTGCACCTGGTGCGCGACGAGATCGGTCAGCCGTTCCTCTTCCTGTCCGGGTACGAGCCGGACTTCCAGTGGAACCGGTTCGTGGACGCCGTCACCGGCCTCGCCGCCCGGCTCCAGGTCGCGGACACCACCTGGGTGCAGTCGATCCCGATGCCCGTCCCGCACACCCGGCCGATCAGCCTGACCGTCTCCGGCACCCGCGCCGACCTCGTCGAGCAGATGAGCGTCTGGAAGCCCGAGACCCAGGCGCCGGCGAACGTCCTGCACCTGGTCGAGCACCGGCTCGCGTCCACCGGCTCGCAGGTCACCGGCCTGGTCCTCCTCGTGCCGCACTACCTGTCGGACACCGAGTTCCCCGACGCGGCCGTCGCCGCACTGTCCGGCATCGCCGCGGCCACCGGCCTCATCTTCCCGACGGACGCCCTGCGCGAGGCGGGTCGCGAGTTCCTCACCCGGGTCGAGGAGCAGGTCGCCGGCAACGCCGAGCTGCAGCGGCTCGTCGGTGTGCTCGAGGAGCGGCACGACACGTACATGGAGGGCAACCCGGTCGCGTCGCCGCTCACGGACGTCGACGGCGAGGTGCCGACCGCGGACGCGATCGCGGCCGAGCTCGAGCGCTTCCTGGCGGATCGTCGCACCCAGGGTGACGGCGGCGAGTAG
- a CDS encoding MFS transporter: MNSRRAFLVWGIAVLAYVLAVVQRSSLGVSGVDAQDRFAVSAAVLSTLAVVQIAVYAGLQIPVGVALDRVGPRKLVLLGAALLVVGQAVVAFSPTIGPAIAGRVLVGAGDAMTFISVIRLVPMWFSGRILPQISQWTGNLGQIGQILSAFPFAVLLHAAGWTPAFGVAAAVSAVGLVLAFVFVRNGPVVVRTGTIPLPHSWGAAFRTFGHALRRPGTQLGFWSHYVTQSSGTVFSLLWGVPMLRGLGYSPAEAAGFLTIIVAVGFVAGPVLGLLCARFPMRRSNLVLGVVVLLAVVWTAILLWPGHPPTWLLVLLVVAMGIGGPGSLIGFDFARTFNPVGSLGSANGVVNVGGFLAAFVMMYLIGLLLDVVSRVTGETVFAWDNFRVALTVQYLVVGFGVAMLLHARRRTRRVLHAEEGIGVGPLWVALVARLRKRHVQ, from the coding sequence GTGAACTCCCGTCGCGCCTTCCTGGTCTGGGGCATCGCGGTGCTCGCCTACGTCCTCGCGGTCGTCCAGCGGTCCTCGCTCGGGGTGTCCGGCGTCGACGCGCAGGACCGGTTCGCCGTGTCGGCGGCGGTGCTCTCCACACTCGCGGTCGTGCAGATCGCCGTGTACGCCGGACTCCAGATCCCGGTGGGGGTCGCGCTCGACCGGGTGGGGCCGCGCAAGCTCGTCCTGCTCGGCGCCGCGCTGCTCGTGGTCGGGCAGGCCGTGGTGGCCTTCTCGCCGACGATCGGCCCGGCGATCGCGGGACGCGTGCTCGTGGGTGCCGGCGACGCGATGACCTTCATCTCGGTGATCCGTCTGGTGCCGATGTGGTTCAGCGGCCGGATCCTCCCGCAGATCTCGCAGTGGACGGGCAACCTCGGGCAGATCGGCCAGATCCTGTCGGCGTTCCCGTTCGCGGTGCTCCTGCACGCCGCAGGGTGGACGCCCGCGTTCGGGGTCGCCGCCGCGGTGAGCGCAGTCGGGCTCGTCCTGGCCTTCGTCTTCGTCCGGAACGGCCCGGTCGTCGTCCGGACCGGCACGATCCCGCTGCCGCACTCGTGGGGTGCCGCCTTCCGGACCTTCGGGCACGCGCTGCGGCGTCCGGGCACGCAGCTCGGCTTCTGGTCGCACTACGTGACGCAGTCCTCCGGCACGGTGTTCTCGCTGCTGTGGGGCGTCCCGATGCTCCGTGGACTCGGCTACAGCCCGGCCGAGGCCGCCGGCTTCCTGACGATCATCGTCGCCGTGGGCTTCGTCGCCGGACCGGTGCTGGGCCTGTTGTGCGCGCGGTTCCCGATGCGCCGCTCGAACCTCGTGCTCGGGGTCGTCGTACTGCTCGCCGTGGTCTGGACCGCCATCCTGCTCTGGCCCGGCCACCCGCCCACCTGGCTGCTCGTGCTGCTCGTCGTCGCGATGGGGATCGGTGGCCCCGGTTCACTGATCGGGTTCGACTTCGCCCGGACGTTCAACCCGGTCGGTTCCCTGGGGTCCGCGAACGGCGTCGTCAACGTCGGCGGCTTCCTGGCGGCGTTCGTGATGATGTACCTGATCGGGCTGCTGCTCGACGTGGTGTCCCGCGTCACCGGCGAGACCGTCTTCGCCTGGGACAACTTCCGGGTGGCCCTCACGGTGCAGTACCTGGTGGTCGGGTTCGGCGTCGCGATGCTCCTGCACGCTCGGCGCCGGACACGGCGAGTGCTCCACGCGGAGGAGGGAATAGGCGTCGGACCGCTCTGGGTTGCACTCGTTGCGCGCCTGCGGAAGCGGCACGTGCAATAA
- a CDS encoding RNA polymerase sigma factor, with protein sequence MAARSTTIDPTKDTQPEGAVAEDATDTEGTDAPKKRATKAPAKKAPAKKAAPKAKKVDPVDEANEATDEPTEDVEETDDKAIKPDAAAAVAAGALVISQTDDDEAPVYSTTITGATADPVKDYLKQIGKVALLNAEQEVELAMRIEAGLFAEDKLQHSTGLTKPAERELRWVARDGQRAKSHLLGANLRLVVSLAKRYTGRGMQFLDLIQEGNLGLIRAVEKFDYTKGFKFSTYATWWIRQAITRAMADQARTIRIPVHMVEVINKLARVQRQMLQDLGREPTPEELARELDMTPEKVVEVQKYGREPISLHTPLGEDGDSEFGDLIEDTEAVVPADAVGFTMLQKQLESLLDSLSEREAGVIRMRFGLGDGQPKTLDQIGDTFGVTRERIRQIESKTMAKLRHPSRSQSLRDYLE encoded by the coding sequence ATGGCTGCCCGGAGCACGACGATCGATCCCACGAAGGACACTCAGCCCGAAGGTGCTGTGGCAGAGGACGCCACGGACACCGAGGGAACCGACGCGCCGAAGAAGCGCGCCACCAAGGCCCCCGCCAAGAAGGCCCCGGCCAAGAAGGCCGCCCCGAAGGCGAAGAAGGTCGACCCCGTCGACGAGGCGAACGAAGCCACCGACGAGCCGACCGAGGACGTCGAGGAAACCGACGACAAGGCGATCAAGCCCGACGCCGCCGCTGCGGTCGCCGCCGGCGCGCTCGTCATCTCGCAGACCGACGACGACGAGGCGCCGGTCTACTCCACGACCATCACGGGCGCGACCGCCGACCCGGTGAAGGACTACCTCAAGCAGATCGGCAAGGTCGCCCTGCTCAACGCCGAGCAGGAGGTCGAGCTCGCGATGCGCATCGAGGCCGGCCTGTTCGCCGAGGACAAGCTGCAGCACTCGACCGGCCTCACCAAGCCAGCCGAGCGCGAGCTGCGCTGGGTCGCCCGCGACGGTCAGCGTGCGAAGTCGCACCTGCTGGGCGCGAACCTCCGCCTCGTGGTCTCGCTCGCCAAGCGCTACACCGGCCGCGGCATGCAGTTCCTGGACCTCATCCAGGAGGGCAACCTGGGCCTCATCCGTGCGGTCGAGAAGTTCGACTACACCAAGGGCTTCAAGTTCTCGACCTACGCGACGTGGTGGATCCGTCAGGCGATCACCCGTGCCATGGCCGACCAGGCCCGGACCATCCGCATCCCGGTGCACATGGTCGAGGTCATCAACAAGCTCGCCCGCGTCCAGCGCCAGATGCTGCAGGACCTCGGTCGCGAACCCACTCCGGAAGAGCTCGCCCGCGAGCTCGACATGACCCCGGAGAAGGTCGTCGAGGTGCAGAAGTACGGCCGCGAGCCGATCTCCCTGCACACGCCCCTGGGTGAGGACGGCGACTCCGAGTTCGGTGACCTCATCGAGGACACCGAGGCGGTCGTGCCGGCCGACGCCGTGGGCTTCACGATGCTGCAGAAGCAGCTCGAGAGCCTGCTCGACTCCCTGTCCGAGCGCGAGGCGGGCGTCATCCGCATGCGCTTCGGCCTCGGTGACGGCCAGCCGAAGACCCTCGACCAGATCGGTGACACGTTCGGTGTGACGCGTGAGCGCATCCGCCAGATCGAGTCCAAGACGATGGCGAAGCTCCGCCACCCGTCGCGGTCGCAGTCGCTGCGCGACTACCTCGAGTAG